Proteins from one Aureimonas sp. SA4125 genomic window:
- a CDS encoding RsmB/NOP family class I SAM-dependent RNA methyltransferase has product MSADTPRRGGNFDATRSAPRKKPLPGKAPAARPAAHDTYVQDGYSAGDRPGLGARLVAAKLLSAIVDAKTSADGLLDGGNGHPGFRALEGRDQGLVKAIILTALRFRGTIERAIDRCLDRPLPPNAVALRHILHVGAAQVLYLDVPDSAAVDLAVAACAVDSRSQRFGGMVNAVLRRLSREKESLKLVSKPGENVPEWLMQKLVGAYGKERALAIAAAHLTPAPLDITVKSDAAGWAEKLGGVMLPTGTVRLGAFDGPVTALPGFAEGAWWVQDAAAALPARLFGDVAGLRVADLCAAPGGKTAQLASAGARVTALDINANRMKRLQENLGRLQLDVETVVTDLARYVPETPFDAVLLDSPCSSTGTVRRHPDVAYTKDDAEVEKLAEVQARLLGEAARLVRAGGILVFSNCSLDPREGEIVVAEFLAVHADFGVDPIRPEELPGLEAAIDAKGMLRTAPDLLPAEDPRLAGLDGFFAARLRKL; this is encoded by the coding sequence TTGAGCGCCGACACACCGCGCCGCGGCGGCAATTTCGACGCCACGCGTTCGGCACCCCGCAAGAAGCCGCTGCCGGGCAAGGCGCCCGCCGCCCGGCCGGCTGCGCATGACACCTATGTCCAGGACGGCTATTCCGCCGGCGACCGGCCCGGCCTCGGTGCCCGTCTCGTCGCGGCAAAACTCTTGTCGGCGATCGTCGACGCCAAGACGTCCGCCGACGGCCTTCTCGACGGCGGCAACGGCCATCCCGGCTTCCGTGCGCTCGAGGGCCGCGACCAGGGTCTCGTCAAGGCGATCATCCTGACGGCTCTGCGCTTTCGCGGCACGATCGAGCGCGCGATCGACCGCTGCCTCGACCGGCCGCTGCCGCCGAACGCAGTGGCGCTGCGGCACATCCTGCACGTCGGCGCGGCGCAGGTGCTCTATCTCGACGTGCCGGATTCGGCGGCCGTCGACCTTGCCGTCGCCGCCTGTGCCGTCGATTCGCGCAGCCAGCGTTTCGGCGGGATGGTCAACGCCGTGCTGCGGCGCCTTTCGCGCGAGAAGGAAAGCCTGAAGCTCGTCTCCAAGCCCGGGGAGAACGTGCCGGAATGGCTGATGCAGAAGCTTGTCGGCGCCTATGGCAAGGAGCGTGCTCTGGCGATCGCCGCCGCGCACCTGACGCCCGCCCCGCTCGATATCACGGTGAAGAGCGATGCCGCCGGCTGGGCCGAAAAGCTCGGCGGCGTGATGCTGCCGACGGGAACGGTGCGGCTCGGCGCCTTCGACGGACCGGTGACGGCGCTGCCGGGATTTGCCGAGGGCGCCTGGTGGGTGCAGGACGCTGCTGCCGCGCTGCCGGCGAGGCTCTTCGGCGATGTCGCGGGGCTGAGGGTCGCCGACCTCTGCGCCGCCCCCGGCGGCAAGACGGCGCAGCTTGCCTCTGCGGGCGCCAGGGTGACCGCGCTCGACATCAATGCCAACCGGATGAAGCGGCTGCAGGAAAACCTCGGCCGGCTGCAGCTGGATGTCGAGACTGTCGTGACGGACCTTGCCCGCTACGTGCCGGAGACGCCCTTCGACGCCGTGCTCCTCGATTCGCCGTGCTCCTCGACCGGCACCGTCCGGCGCCATCCCGACGTTGCCTATACCAAGGACGATGCCGAGGTGGAAAAGCTCGCCGAGGTTCAGGCCCGGCTCCTCGGGGAAGCGGCGCGGCTGGTGCGGGCGGGCGGGATCCTCGTCTTCTCCAACTGCTCGCTCGATCCCCGGGAGGGCGAGATTGTCGTCGCCGAATTCCTGGCCGTGCACGCCGATTTCGGGGTGGACCCGATCAGGCCGGAGGAACTGCCGGGTCTGGAGGCGGCCATCGACGCCAAGGGGATGTTGCGCACGGCGCCCGACCTGCTGCCGGCGGAGGATCCGCGCCTTGCCGGCCTCGACGGCTTCTTCGCCGCTCGGCTGCGCAAGCTTTAG
- the htpX gene encoding zinc metalloprotease HtpX: MNMMKTAMLIAFMTALFMGIGLLIGGRAGMMIALVVALGMNVYSYWNADKLVLRMNNAQEVDARTAPEFYALVERLAQNAGLPMPRVYLIQEDQPNAFATGRNPQNAAVAATTGLLSRLSADEVAGVMAHELAHVENRDTLIMTVTATLAGAISMLGNFAFFFGGNRDNNNPMGFVGVIVAMVVAPFAAMLVQMAISRTREYAADRRGAEISGAPLSLASALAKIAGAAHLTVNENAERNPAMAHMFIINPLNGQRMDSLFSTHPDTANRIEALRAMTDIGRPGAPIAGRSAAPGLRQARVNSGAGGDAGRGTGGDAGPAGPWSRGADRRPPSATGKGPWG; the protein is encoded by the coding sequence GTGAACATGATGAAGACGGCGATGCTGATCGCCTTCATGACCGCCCTGTTCATGGGCATCGGCCTGCTTATCGGGGGCCGCGCCGGCATGATGATCGCGCTCGTCGTGGCGCTCGGCATGAACGTCTATTCCTACTGGAATGCCGACAAGCTCGTCCTGCGGATGAACAATGCGCAGGAGGTCGACGCCCGCACCGCGCCGGAGTTCTACGCGCTCGTCGAACGCCTCGCCCAGAATGCCGGCCTGCCGATGCCGCGCGTCTACCTGATCCAGGAAGACCAGCCGAACGCCTTTGCCACCGGCCGAAACCCTCAAAATGCCGCCGTTGCCGCGACCACCGGACTTCTCTCGCGGCTGTCGGCCGACGAGGTCGCGGGCGTGATGGCGCACGAGCTCGCCCATGTCGAAAACCGCGACACGCTGATCATGACGGTGACGGCGACGCTCGCCGGCGCGATCTCCATGCTCGGCAATTTCGCCTTCTTCTTCGGCGGCAACCGCGACAACAACAACCCGATGGGCTTTGTCGGCGTGATCGTCGCGATGGTCGTGGCACCCTTTGCCGCCATGCTGGTGCAGATGGCGATCTCGCGCACCCGCGAATACGCCGCCGACCGGCGCGGCGCGGAAATTTCCGGCGCGCCGCTGTCGCTTGCCTCGGCGCTGGCCAAGATCGCCGGCGCTGCCCACCTCACGGTGAACGAAAATGCCGAGCGCAATCCTGCGATGGCCCACATGTTCATCATCAACCCCTTGAATGGCCAACGCATGGACAGCCTGTTCTCCACCCATCCCGATACCGCCAACCGCATCGAGGCCTTGCGGGCGATGACCGATATCGGCCGCCCCGGCGCACCGATCGCCGGCCGCTCCGCCGCGCCGGGCCTTCGGCAGGCCCGCGTCAATAGCGGCGCCGGGGGCGATGCCGGGCGCGGTACGGGTGGCGATGCAGGGCCCGCCGGACCCTGGTCGCGCGGTGCCGATCGGCGGCCGCCTTCCGCGACCGGCAAGGGACCGTGGGGTTGA
- a CDS encoding succinate dehydrogenase assembly factor 4, giving the protein MNDPIPMDETPAQDTLSPAARRALAEAAERRRLREETVLPPEKGGREGPDPVRYGDWERNGIISDF; this is encoded by the coding sequence ATGAACGATCCGATCCCGATGGACGAGACCCCTGCGCAGGACACCCTCTCGCCCGCCGCAAGGCGCGCTCTGGCAGAAGCCGCCGAACGTCGGCGGCTTCGCGAGGAAACCGTCCTGCCGCCGGAAAAGGGAGGCCGCGAGGGTCCGGACCCCGTTCGCTACGGCGACTGGGAGCGCAACGGCATCATCTCGGATTTCTAG
- a CDS encoding thermonuclease family protein: protein MPQSSLFGYRLVLLLVGASFPAASTLAAEPRIAGPVAADIVKVRDGDTVEVEAHIWPQQVVRVAVRLRGIDAPELKARCDAEKTAAIAARTRLTALLAPGGVTLSNISGDKYFGRVLAELNTADGTDVGRALLREGLVVAYGGKTRRDWCKTRPTPHSAGAATGHAG, encoded by the coding sequence ATGCCCCAGTCTTCTCTTTTCGGCTATCGCCTCGTCCTGCTCCTCGTCGGTGCAAGCTTTCCCGCCGCCTCGACCTTGGCCGCAGAACCACGCATTGCCGGGCCGGTCGCAGCCGATATCGTCAAGGTCCGGGATGGCGATACGGTCGAGGTCGAGGCGCATATCTGGCCGCAGCAGGTGGTGCGGGTCGCGGTACGGCTTCGTGGCATCGACGCACCGGAGCTGAAGGCGCGTTGCGACGCAGAGAAGACCGCGGCGATCGCGGCGAGGACCCGTCTGACGGCGCTGCTGGCTCCCGGCGGCGTGACGCTCTCGAACATTTCCGGCGACAAATATTTCGGCCGGGTGCTGGCCGAGCTCAACACCGCAGATGGCACCGATGTCGGTCGCGCTCTCCTGCGCGAGGGGCTCGTCGTCGCCTATGGCGGCAAGACGCGGCGCGACTGGTGCAAGACACGCCCAACTCCCCATTCGGCCGGAGCCGCGACGGGTCACGCCGGATAG
- a CDS encoding carboxymuconolactone decarboxylase family protein: MRLPLIAPDALTEAQKPLYADMKAGISEQFDAFKTVDRNGALLGPWNPWLHEPKIGGAVWELTKAMSLHSVLPDNIRQIAILVVGVDFDAAYEIYAHVAIAESDGLGQARIQALLAGEKPDDLTPDEETAHDVTFALLGGGSLPDDLHEASIKAFGAKGTYELITLVGLYCLVSVTLNGFDVPVPDEED, encoded by the coding sequence ATGCGCCTTCCCCTCATCGCTCCCGACGCTCTGACCGAGGCGCAGAAGCCTCTTTATGCCGACATGAAGGCTGGAATTTCGGAGCAATTCGACGCCTTCAAGACGGTGGACAGGAATGGCGCCCTTCTCGGTCCGTGGAATCCCTGGCTGCACGAACCGAAGATCGGCGGGGCGGTCTGGGAACTGACGAAAGCAATGTCGCTGCATTCGGTCCTTCCGGACAACATCCGGCAGATCGCCATCCTCGTCGTCGGCGTCGATTTCGACGCGGCCTACGAGATCTACGCCCATGTCGCGATTGCCGAGAGCGACGGCCTTGGCCAGGCACGGATCCAGGCGCTGCTGGCCGGCGAAAAGCCGGACGATCTGACGCCCGACGAGGAGACCGCGCACGACGTCACCTTCGCGCTGCTCGGGGGTGGCAGCCTGCCGGACGATCTGCATGAGGCGTCGATCAAGGCTTTCGGGGCGAAGGGCACCTACGAGTTGATCACGCTCGTCGGGCTCTACTGCCTGGTATCGGTGACACTGAATGGTTTCGACGTCCCGGTCCCGGACGAGGAGGACTGA
- a CDS encoding cell envelope integrity protein TolA, whose amino-acid sequence MYPTDKMMGIGIRRAVALAGMLVAMVAPAGAQEVMEAPQPDLPAISAPGALNDATEQPTPGPLGADPAAPPVRPSAIPTGQPELLPGVIDSQIQKCWSVPVMKGDIGEGGVARIRVKLQPDGTLAAPPAIIDKPAGRLGGIFAESAAAAISKCAPYRLPPEQYESWKDLMLVFDTLDF is encoded by the coding sequence ATGTACCCGACGGATAAGATGATGGGGATCGGCATCAGGAGGGCAGTCGCCCTCGCCGGCATGCTGGTGGCGATGGTGGCTCCGGCTGGGGCTCAGGAGGTCATGGAAGCGCCGCAGCCCGATCTGCCGGCGATCTCGGCGCCGGGCGCCCTGAACGATGCAACGGAACAGCCGACGCCTGGCCCTCTCGGCGCCGACCCCGCAGCGCCGCCGGTCCGTCCCTCGGCCATTCCCACGGGTCAGCCGGAACTCCTGCCGGGCGTCATCGACAGCCAGATCCAGAAATGCTGGTCCGTGCCGGTGATGAAGGGCGACATCGGGGAGGGCGGCGTCGCGCGCATCCGGGTGAAGCTGCAGCCTGACGGCACGCTTGCCGCGCCGCCGGCGATCATCGACAAGCCGGCCGGCCGGCTGGGCGGGATCTTTGCCGAAAGCGCCGCCGCGGCGATCAGCAAATGTGCGCCCTACCGTCTGCCGCCCGAACAGTACGAGAGCTGGAAGGATCTCATGCTGGTGTTCGACACCCTCGACTTCTGA
- a CDS encoding cyclopropane-fatty-acyl-phospholipid synthase family protein produces MDVRIAGSKVQARADAFRTFLSHARERLGLTLGFRLWDGSRVPADLADDAFAVSFADENLVAALIRRPTMETLANLWVSGRIDLVNGSIFDLVKHRPSVKTAEFRRTVDKMLALRTNLKFLFLPRGGPWPLETVGEEKPSDGSPTENKKNIAYHYDVSNAFYALWLDQEMVYTCAYCTDWDNDIDRMQQDKLELICRKLRLKPGDRLLDIGCGWGALSCYAAEHYGVTALGVTLSEQQVAYGQEKVKRLGLEDRVRIELRDYSTVEGSFDKVAAIGIQEHIGIDNYPTYYRTVKRVMTKDGLFLHHAITRPAKRNDKVFRRKRPEFALLTKYIFPGGELDNIGTTVKNLEQNGFEVHDVEALREHYQRTCRHWHDRLLARYAESVAEIGAPKTRLWLAYLAACSISFERNTVCLYQTLSSRRHRGASGLPPTRADLYR; encoded by the coding sequence ATGGATGTCCGGATTGCAGGCAGCAAGGTGCAGGCGCGGGCGGATGCCTTTCGCACCTTTCTCTCCCATGCGCGCGAGCGCCTCGGCCTGACGCTTGGCTTCCGGTTGTGGGATGGCTCGCGCGTTCCGGCCGACCTTGCCGACGACGCCTTCGCGGTCTCCTTCGCCGACGAGAACCTCGTCGCCGCGCTGATCCGCCGGCCGACGATGGAGACGCTCGCCAATCTCTGGGTTTCCGGGCGCATTGACCTCGTCAACGGCTCGATCTTCGATCTGGTAAAGCACCGGCCAAGCGTGAAGACCGCCGAGTTCCGCCGGACGGTCGATAAGATGCTGGCGCTGCGCACGAACCTCAAATTCCTCTTTCTGCCCCGCGGCGGCCCCTGGCCGCTCGAGACCGTCGGCGAGGAGAAGCCGAGCGACGGCAGCCCGACCGAGAACAAGAAGAACATCGCCTATCACTACGACGTCTCCAACGCCTTCTACGCGCTCTGGCTCGACCAGGAGATGGTCTACACCTGCGCCTACTGCACCGACTGGGACAACGACATCGACCGGATGCAGCAGGACAAGCTCGAGCTGATCTGTCGCAAGCTCCGCCTCAAGCCCGGCGACCGCCTGCTCGACATCGGCTGCGGCTGGGGTGCGCTCTCCTGCTATGCCGCAGAGCACTACGGCGTGACCGCGCTTGGCGTGACGCTGTCGGAGCAGCAGGTCGCCTACGGCCAGGAGAAGGTGAAGCGCCTCGGGCTCGAGGACCGTGTGCGGATCGAGCTGCGCGACTATTCGACCGTCGAGGGCAGCTTCGACAAGGTCGCGGCCATCGGCATCCAGGAACATATCGGCATCGACAACTACCCGACCTACTACCGCACCGTGAAGCGCGTGATGACGAAGGACGGGCTGTTTCTCCACCACGCCATCACCCGGCCGGCCAAACGGAACGACAAGGTATTTCGCCGCAAGCGCCCGGAATTTGCGCTGCTGACGAAATACATCTTCCCCGGCGGCGAGCTCGACAACATCGGCACCACCGTGAAGAACCTCGAGCAGAACGGTTTCGAGGTGCACGATGTGGAGGCCTTGCGCGAGCACTACCAGCGCACCTGCCGCCATTGGCACGACCGGCTGCTCGCCCGCTACGCCGAAAGCGTCGCCGAAATCGGCGCGCCGAAGACTCGGCTTTGGCTCGCCTATCTCGCGGCCTGTTCGATCTCCTTCGAGCGCAACACCGTCTGCCTCTACCAGACCCTCTCCTCCCGCCGCCACCGCGGGGCTTCCGGCCTGCCGCCGACACGGGCGGATCTGTATCGCTGA
- a CDS encoding type II toxin-antitoxin system death-on-curing family toxin, with protein sequence MLESALGRAVNHYAYADDPTVASTAAALAFGLAMNHPFIDGNKRTSFISALVFVDLNGQSLSVSDNEIVDTWLALASRGLSEQDLASGFKRHLQQR encoded by the coding sequence TTGCTGGAATCGGCTCTTGGCCGTGCGGTCAACCACTATGCCTATGCCGACGATCCGACCGTCGCGAGCACAGCTGCAGCCCTCGCCTTCGGGCTCGCCATGAACCACCCATTCATCGACGGGAACAAACGCACGTCCTTCATCTCAGCGCTCGTCTTCGTTGACTTGAATGGCCAGAGTCTCAGCGTCTCCGACAACGAGATTGTCGATACTTGGCTGGCATTGGCGTCACGCGGACTGAGCGAACAGGATCTCGCCTCCGGGTTCAAGCGACACCTGCAGCAGCGCTGA
- a CDS encoding IS256 family transposase, producing the protein MTEDRLPLAELLAKAGDGDFLRTIAESVMQLLMEADVEGMIGAGRHERTLERATYRNGYRDRSFDTRLGSLQLRIPKLRQGSYFPPFLEPRKLSEKALVAVIQEAWISGVSTRRVDDLVQAMGLSGIGKSTVSKLCKDIDDRVGGFLDRPLTGDWPYLWLDATYLKQREGGRIVSVAAIIAVAVNTDGKREIVGLHIGPSEAETFWSTFLKSLVRRGLSGVKLVISDAHEGLKAAIRRVFSASWQRCRVHWMRNALSYVPKAQQSMAAAALRQAFIQPDRAGAAQALRHVADQLRGKCPKLGSFIDDSETDVLAHLDFPGQHRTRIHSTNSLERLNKEVKRRADVVGIFPNEGSIIRLIGAVLLEANDEWQTQNRYMQTEPMAELMSNSTKPETVRISTAAA; encoded by the coding sequence ATGACCGAGGACAGATTACCGCTTGCCGAGCTTCTGGCAAAAGCCGGAGACGGCGATTTCCTGAGGACGATAGCCGAGAGCGTGATGCAGCTTCTCATGGAGGCCGACGTGGAGGGCATGATCGGCGCCGGGCGCCATGAACGCACCCTGGAACGGGCGACCTATCGCAACGGCTACCGGGACCGCTCGTTCGATACCCGGCTTGGCTCCTTGCAGCTTCGCATCCCCAAGCTTCGACAAGGCAGCTACTTTCCGCCGTTCCTGGAACCGAGAAAGCTCTCGGAGAAGGCGCTTGTCGCGGTCATCCAGGAGGCCTGGATCAGCGGCGTGTCCACGCGTCGCGTCGACGATCTGGTGCAGGCCATGGGACTGTCGGGGATCGGCAAGAGCACGGTGTCGAAGCTGTGCAAAGATATCGACGACCGCGTCGGCGGCTTTCTCGATCGCCCGCTCACCGGCGACTGGCCCTATCTCTGGCTCGACGCGACCTACCTGAAGCAGCGCGAAGGCGGCCGTATCGTCTCGGTGGCGGCAATAATCGCTGTCGCCGTCAACACCGACGGCAAGCGCGAGATCGTCGGCCTTCACATCGGGCCCTCGGAAGCGGAGACCTTCTGGTCGACCTTCCTCAAGAGCCTCGTGCGCCGCGGCCTTTCCGGCGTGAAGCTCGTGATATCGGATGCCCATGAAGGGCTGAAGGCCGCCATCCGCCGGGTGTTCAGCGCCTCCTGGCAGCGCTGCCGCGTCCACTGGATGCGCAACGCCCTGTCCTATGTCCCGAAGGCGCAGCAAAGCATGGCGGCTGCGGCCCTGCGCCAGGCCTTCATCCAACCCGATCGCGCCGGCGCGGCCCAGGCGCTGCGCCACGTCGCCGACCAGCTCCGGGGAAAGTGTCCCAAGCTCGGCAGCTTCATCGACGACAGCGAGACCGACGTGCTGGCGCATCTGGACTTTCCCGGTCAGCATCGGACCCGGATCCATTCGACCAATTCCCTGGAGCGCCTGAACAAGGAGGTGAAGCGGCGCGCCGATGTCGTCGGCATCTTCCCGAACGAGGGCTCCATCATCCGCCTCATCGGCGCCGTCCTCCTCGAGGCCAACGACGAATGGCAGACGCAAAACCGCTACATGCAGACCGAACCCATGGCCGAACTCATGTCCAACAGCACCAAGCCCGAAACCGTACGTATTTCCACCGCAGCCGCCTGA
- a CDS encoding GFA family protein — protein sequence MADTRGACRCGQVMLRMSGKPLMTMACHCTGCQKMTASAFSLSSLFAAEAFDVADGNPVLGALHGEHRHFFARPASAGCSPGRRGWRASSWSGRRFSMMPRNMVVSVNVVEIGV from the coding sequence ATGGCCGACACCCGAGGCGCCTGCCGTTGCGGGCAGGTGATGCTTCGCATGAGCGGAAAACCTCTGATGACGATGGCGTGCCACTGTACCGGCTGCCAGAAGATGACGGCGAGCGCTTTTTCCCTCAGCAGCCTGTTTGCGGCAGAGGCCTTCGACGTTGCCGACGGGAATCCGGTGCTCGGAGCTCTCCACGGTGAGCATCGCCACTTCTTTGCCCGACCTGCCTCAGCTGGTTGTTCACCCGGCCGGCGGGGATGGAGGGCTTCGTCATGGTCCGGTCGCCGCTTCTCGATGATGCCGCGCAATATGGTCGTGTCCGTCAACGTGGTGGAAATTGGGGTGTAA
- the acs gene encoding acetate--CoA ligase produces MTTIPVKDEWKQGALLSDADYQAWYRKSIEDPDAFWGEHGKRVDWIEPFTIVKNTSFAPGNVSIKWFEDGVLNVSANCLDRHLENRGDQTAILFEGDDPSDSRAISYRELHAEVCRMANVLKAKGVEKGDRVTIYLPMIPEAAYAMLACARIGAVHSVVFGGFSPDALGGRLAGAGSSVLITADEGKRGGKSVPLKKNADRAVEIAAKAGQAVSTVLVVRRTGGDVAVTPGRDIWWHEARDTVSATCAPEPMGAEDPLFILYTSGSTGQPKGVLHTSGGYLVYAAMTHQYVFDVREGEVYWCTADVGWVTGHSYIVYGPLANGATTLMFEGVPNYPDASRFWQVIDKHQVNIFYTAPTAIRALMGAGDAMVQKTSRKSLRVLGSVGEPINPEAWNWYYRIVGEERCPIVDTWWQTETGGILITPLPGATALKPGSATRPFFGVIPELVDSEGGVLEGAVSGNLCITDSWPGQMRTVYGDHERFEQTYFSTYPGKYFTGDGARRDEDGYWWITGRVDDVINVSGHRMGTAEVESALVSHPKVSEAAVVGYPHDIKGQGIYCYVTLMAGEEPSDALKKELVAHVRAEIGPIASPDQIQFSPGLPKTRSGKIMRRILRKIAEDDFSALGDTSTLADPAVVEDLIEHRQNKRT; encoded by the coding sequence ATGACGACGATTCCGGTCAAGGACGAGTGGAAACAAGGCGCGCTGCTTTCGGATGCCGACTATCAGGCCTGGTACCGGAAGAGCATCGAGGATCCCGACGCGTTCTGGGGCGAGCATGGAAAGCGGGTCGACTGGATCGAGCCTTTCACCATTGTAAAGAACACCTCGTTTGCCCCCGGCAATGTCTCGATCAAATGGTTCGAGGACGGCGTCCTCAACGTCTCCGCCAATTGCCTCGACCGGCATCTCGAAAACCGCGGCGACCAGACGGCGATCCTCTTCGAGGGCGACGATCCCTCCGACTCCCGCGCCATCAGCTATCGCGAGCTTCACGCCGAAGTCTGCCGCATGGCGAATGTGCTGAAGGCGAAGGGCGTCGAGAAGGGCGACCGCGTCACCATCTATCTCCCGATGATCCCGGAAGCGGCCTACGCCATGCTCGCCTGCGCCCGCATCGGCGCGGTGCATTCGGTCGTCTTCGGCGGCTTTTCGCCCGATGCGCTGGGCGGAAGGCTTGCCGGCGCCGGCTCCTCGGTGCTCATCACCGCCGACGAGGGCAAGCGCGGCGGCAAGAGCGTGCCCCTGAAGAAAAACGCCGACCGCGCCGTCGAGATCGCCGCCAAGGCCGGTCAGGCGGTCTCCACCGTCCTCGTCGTGAGGCGCACCGGTGGCGACGTTGCGGTGACGCCCGGCCGCGACATCTGGTGGCACGAGGCGCGCGACACCGTCTCCGCGACCTGCGCGCCCGAGCCGATGGGTGCGGAGGACCCGTTGTTCATCCTCTACACCTCGGGCTCGACCGGCCAGCCGAAGGGTGTCCTCCACACTTCCGGCGGCTATCTGGTCTATGCCGCGATGACGCATCAGTACGTCTTCGACGTACGCGAGGGCGAGGTCTACTGGTGCACGGCCGATGTCGGCTGGGTCACCGGCCACAGCTACATCGTCTACGGCCCGCTCGCCAACGGCGCGACGACGCTGATGTTCGAGGGCGTGCCGAACTATCCCGACGCCTCGCGCTTCTGGCAGGTGATCGACAAGCACCAGGTCAACATCTTCTATACCGCCCCGACGGCGATCCGGGCCCTCATGGGCGCGGGCGACGCGATGGTGCAAAAGACCTCGCGAAAAAGCCTGCGGGTGCTCGGCTCCGTCGGCGAGCCGATCAACCCGGAAGCGTGGAACTGGTACTACAGGATCGTCGGCGAAGAGCGCTGCCCCATCGTCGACACCTGGTGGCAGACCGAGACCGGCGGTATTCTCATCACCCCGCTGCCGGGCGCAACGGCGCTGAAGCCCGGCTCGGCGACGCGCCCCTTCTTCGGCGTCATCCCCGAGCTCGTCGATTCGGAAGGCGGCGTTCTCGAGGGCGCGGTCTCCGGCAATCTCTGCATCACCGATTCCTGGCCGGGGCAGATGCGCACGGTCTATGGCGACCATGAACGCTTCGAGCAGACCTATTTCTCGACCTATCCCGGGAAATACTTCACCGGCGACGGGGCGAGGCGCGACGAGGACGGCTACTGGTGGATCACCGGCCGCGTCGACGACGTCATCAACGTTTCCGGCCACCGCATGGGGACGGCCGAGGTCGAATCGGCGCTCGTCTCGCATCCCAAGGTTTCGGAGGCGGCGGTCGTCGGCTATCCCCACGACATCAAGGGCCAGGGCATCTACTGCTACGTCACCCTGATGGCCGGCGAGGAGCCCTCGGACGCCCTGAAGAAGGAACTCGTGGCGCATGTTCGCGCCGAAATCGGCCCGATCGCCTCGCCCGACCAGATCCAGTTCTCCCCCGGCCTGCCCAAGACGCGCTCGGGCAAGATCATGCGCCGCATCCTGCGCAAGATCGCCGAGGACGACTTTTCCGCGCTCGGCGATACGTCGACCCTGGCCGACCCGGCGGTGGTCGAGGATCTGATCGAGCATCGGCAGAACAAGAGGACCTGA
- a CDS encoding YggS family pyridoxal phosphate-dependent enzyme, protein MGETTVDNWQAVLRRIAEAETKGGRPAGSAQLVAVSKTYAVEDIAPVAAAGQRVFGENRVQEAIAKFPALRARFPDIELHLIGPLQSNKAAEAVATFDVIETVDREKIAKALAAEMAKQGRTPRLYVQVNTGAEPQKAGILPSEAVAFVARCRDVHKLAIEGLMCIPPAEDDPAPHFGQLAALAREAGVDRLSMGMSGDYETAIAQGATSVRVGSAIFGARPKG, encoded by the coding sequence ATGGGCGAAACGACGGTCGACAACTGGCAGGCGGTGCTGCGGCGGATCGCCGAGGCGGAGACGAAGGGCGGACGCCCGGCGGGCAGCGCGCAGCTCGTGGCGGTGTCGAAGACCTATGCGGTCGAGGATATCGCGCCGGTCGCGGCGGCCGGCCAGCGCGTCTTCGGCGAAAACCGCGTGCAGGAGGCCATCGCGAAGTTTCCGGCGCTGCGCGCGCGCTTTCCGGACATCGAGCTGCATCTGATCGGCCCGCTGCAGTCCAACAAGGCGGCGGAGGCGGTGGCGACCTTCGACGTGATCGAGACGGTCGACCGCGAGAAGATCGCGAAGGCGCTTGCCGCCGAAATGGCGAAGCAGGGCCGGACGCCGCGTCTCTACGTGCAGGTCAATACCGGTGCCGAGCCGCAGAAGGCCGGTATCCTGCCAAGCGAGGCGGTGGCCTTCGTCGCGCGCTGCCGCGACGTGCACAAGCTCGCGATCGAGGGCCTGATGTGCATCCCGCCCGCCGAGGACGATCCCGCCCCGCATTTCGGCCAGTTGGCCGCCCTGGCGCGGGAGGCAGGAGTGGACAGGCTGTCAATGGGCATGTCCGGCGACTACGAGACGGCGATCGCCCAGGGCGCGACGTCGGTGCGCGTCGGCTCGGCGATCTTTGGTGCGAGGCCGAAGGGGTGA